A genomic region of Amblyraja radiata isolate CabotCenter1 chromosome 16, sAmbRad1.1.pri, whole genome shotgun sequence contains the following coding sequences:
- the LOC116981994 gene encoding uncharacterized protein LOC116981994 isoform X2: MTINYGKLYGGRRLIKQFQKTHKEIHFGFNQKAEQCTVAGPFSAIKELSGEIHPLLSLNPDQTNVDPSETQHQQHKSQESPAISRSNGNGKGAQKSNAGSNTKGDNLELQTKAGMESSVHATDRKGTDVPRDKEQHTGTLQDYTLLMDSDIFLYILKFCKDRYKSILVKYIVEVLDVAEEGITMVYLHAAPGCLEIATSLQQAHQELSYLYQEFESMLRKEQIGKESLTHDAKLLQNIYVSIQAQYPQIIFNEDSNYFYLIGTSYDCSLAKKYLQDLKEDLEARSQKEKVVALGSGPVNDQANTSNTSHSLQGFKDVSQVVFPKTSGRKEHKLATNFNGNGKVDSAFKAGSSAAKDNLVPNPDQTAEQLMTGSTKARGSLVETRSWEMQQVPQDSASTKEAFTNADKALSIGTGQFGGSNKESHTRSSKDFSMLTDQTELLRNPDKTGSDILFQGGGDSSNLFTNKGQQDKSSKGRGPVKSYYSETSAGTLFHQGDLLDTVSPAKGSERQSTKTSLRKTNSFSGCSKSKRSAEAVHKSQEKPAEVGQTETVTVTEELLIDSDVWSYLKDIHDATIREITTRNVALVNEQLLGETTVLMLTALNRDNVTAAKEDILSLYTLVMKHLTQHRLPYKDLGIEECTEKTVEEWRSTLKKTFPKVKFIASQRGFHIIGTYENCLKVMEAVNPEFSSRALEDLSWMDIAPTTASNQQALLDDVNVEGTERENFTRSADGFSSLGRANRPEGINTPDFHRDGHELNSRQEYGPFMDQKRSPKTLDEGNGFESFLDQADSKGQKTIKQMGDVEGVKTRKTLPDKFHLTTSRLTKEGQWYHKETSLQHNKVDSATQSLPTLSYADRSAWSLHQRNNGQYIADSAADSKGQMQTNYVQQQSESNETVLQESKTMRNPQQSQCRSPAIGMDALEPGESNSACYNCKKMGKPSKLGCGHLLCKECHTANQSCLICIQNAVANKNEMQRQPTMKLAVLNITLSGYIREITLQITYNIPDGIQQEGDPNPGEPFRGGEFKAYLPDNYEGKNILMLLQKAFVRHLIFKVVSESRRQAYVTWNDIPHKTAIMGGKDMNGYPDALYLRKVLLALKRYGLQ, encoded by the exons atgacaataaactatggaAAACTCTATGGTGGGAGAAGATTAATAAAACAGTTTCAGAAGACGCATAAAGAAATTCACTTTGGTTTTAATCAGAAAGCAGAGCAGTGCACAGTGGCCGGCCCATTCTCAGCCATTAAGGAACTCAGCGGAGAGATTCATCCATTGCTCAGTTTAAACCCTGACCAAACCAATGTCGACCCCAGTGAAACTCAGCACCAACAACACAAGAGCCAAGAAAGTCCGGCCATCAGTCGTTCAAACGGGAATGGGAAAGGTGCCCAGAAATCAAACGCAGGTTCTAATACCAagggggacaatttagaattgcaAACTAAGGCTGGAATGGAAAGTTCTGTTCATGCAACTGACAGGAAAGGCACTGATGTGCCACGGGACAAAGAGCAACATACAGGCACACTTCAGGATTACACTTTATTGATGGACTCTGATATTTTTCTGTATATTCTGAAATTTTGTAAAGACAGGTATAAAAGCATCCTGGTCAAATACATTGTGGAGGTGTTGGATGTCGCTGAAGAAGGCATCACCATGGTCTATCTGCATGCAGCCCCTGGCTGTTTGGAGATCGCAACATCACTACAGCAGGCACATCAGGAGCTCTCTTATCTCTACCAAGAGTTTGAATCAATGCTTCGCAAAGAACAGATCGGGAAGGAGAGTCTAACTCATGACGCCAAACTGCTGCAGAACATCTACGTAAGCATCCAGGCACAATACCCCCAAATAATTTTCAACGAAGACTCAAATTATTTTTACTTAATAGGCACTTCGTATGATTGTTCCCTGGCCAAGAAGTATCTACAGGATTTGAAGGAGGATCTGGAAGCACGATCTCAGAAAGAAAAAGTTGTGGCATTAGGCAGTGGCCCTGTAAATGACCAGGCTAACACCAGCAATACGTCTCACTCTCTGCAAGGATTTAAGGACGTCAGTCAAGTAGTATTTCCAAAGACAAGTGGCAGAAAGGAACACAAATTGGCTACAAACTTCAATGGTAATGGTAAAGTTGACAGTGCCTTTAAGGCAGGAAGCAGTGCAGCTAAGGACAATTTGGTTCCTAATCCTGACCAGACAGCTGAGCAACTGATGACAGGGTCTACTAAGGCGAGAGGTTCACTGGTGGAAACCAGGAGTTGGGAAATGCAGCAAGTTCCACAGGACAGTGCATCCACCAAAGAGGCATTTACTAATGCTGACAAGGCATTAAGCATTGGAACAGGGCAGTTTGGTGGAAGCAACAAAGAGTCTCATACCAGGAGCAGCAAAGATTTTTCTATGTTGACGGATCAAACCGAGCTACTGAGAAATCCTGACAAAACAGGCAGTGACATTTTATTCCAGGGAGGTGGAGATTCTTCCAATCTCTTTACAAATAAAGGACAACAGGACAAAAGTAGCAAAGGGCGTGGCCCTGTGAAGTCCTACTACTCAGAAACATCAGCAGGGACTCTCTTTCATCAGGGAGACCTGCTGGACACCGTTTCTCCAGCTAAAGGTTCAGAACGTCAATCCACCAAAACATCTTTGCGAAAAACCaacagtttctctggatgctcaaaATCAAAGCGGTCCGCAGAAGCTGTCCATAAATCCCAGGAAAAGCCCGCTGAAGTAGGTCAGACTGAAACAGTGACTGTCACTGAAGAGCTTCTGATAGATTCTGATGTGTGGTCTTATCTGAAAGACATCCATGATGCCACCATAAGAGAAATTACAACCAGAAATGTGGCTTTGGTAAATGAGCAACTGCTGGGAGAAACGACAGTGCTGATGTTAACAGCATTGAACAGGGACAATGTCACAGCTGCCAAGGAGGACATTCTGTCACTTTACACATTGGTCATGAAGCATTTGACCCAACATCGTCTTCCTTACAAAGATCTTGGTATTGAAGAGTGCACAGAGAAAACTGTGGAAGAATGGaggagcacattaaaaaaaacattccccaAGGTAAAATTCATTGCTTCTCAACGTGGCTTCCATATTATTGGCACGTATGAAAATTGCTTGAAGGTGATGGAAGCTGTTAACCCCGAGTTCAGTTCGAGAGCTTTGGAAGACTTGTCCTGGATGGACATTGCGCCCACAACGGCTTCTAATCAGCAAGCGTTACTTGACGATGTTAATGTTgagggcacagagagagagaacttCACCCGATCGGCTGATGGTTTCTCATCCTTGGGTCGAGCCAATAGACCCGAGGGCATCAACACTCCAGACTTCCATAGGGATGGCCATGAATTGAATTCAAGGCAGGAATATGGCCCATTTATGGATCAGAAGAGATCACCAAAAACTCTCGATGAGGGGAATGGTTTTGAGTCATTTCTAGACCAGGCTGATTCTAAGGGTCAGAAGACAATCAAGCAGATGGGAGATGTAGAAGGAGTCAAGACAAGGAAGACATTACCAGATAAATTCCATCTTACAACCAGTAGGCTAACGAAGGAAGGCCAGTGGTACCATAAGGAGACCAGTTTGCAACACAATAAGGTGGATAGTGCAACGCAGTCATTGCCAACGCTTTCTTATGCCGATAGGTCAGCCTGGTCATTACATCAAAGAAACAATGGTCAATATATCGCCGATTCTGCTGCCGATTCCAAAGGCCAAATGCAAACAAACTATGTGCAGCAACAAAGTGAGAGCAATGAGACAGTGCTGCAAGAAAGCAAGACCATGAGAAACCCTCAGCAAAGCCAATGCAGAAGTCCAGCTATAGGAATGGATGCTCTAGAGCCAGGCGAATCAAACTCAGCATGCTATAACTGCAAGAAAATGGGCAAGCCCTCAAAGCTGGGCTGTGGCCACTTATTGTGCAAGGAATGCCATACGGCCAATCAAAGTTGTCTGATCTGCATTCAAAATGCTGTTGcaaataaaaatgaaatgcagCGCCAACCTACTATGAAGCTTGCAGTGCTGAATATTACATTAAGTGGATATATAAGAGAAATTACCTTGCAAATAACCTACAACATCCCTGATGGTATCCAACAG gaGGGTGATCCAAATCCAGGGGAGCCATTTAGAGGAGGGGAGTTTAAAGCCTATTTGCCTGACAATTACGAAGGAAAGAATATTTTGATGTTGCTACAGAAAGCTTTTGTGAGACACCTGATCTTCAAAGTGGTGTCCGAGTCTAGAAGGCAAGCCTACGTGACATGGAATGACATTCCTCATAAAACAGCCATAATGGGAGGTAAAGATAT GAATGGTTATCCCGACGCACTCTACTTGAGGAAGGTTTTGTTAGCTCTGAAGCGCTACGGGCTTCAGTGA
- the LOC116981994 gene encoding uncharacterized protein LOC116981994 isoform X1 — translation MERSVHVSDLPRGFSKQSLEDKLMIHFLRTKNGGGEIIDVVFPSETLSSALIIFEEAEVAQRVLQIENHVLAINGEQHKLKVKSANTVIQVDQVIPHVSMTINYGKLYGGRRLIKQFQKTHKEIHFGFNQKAEQCTVAGPFSAIKELSGEIHPLLSLNPDQTNVDPSETQHQQHKSQESPAISRSNGNGKGAQKSNAGSNTKGDNLELQTKAGMESSVHATDRKGTDVPRDKEQHTGTLQDYTLLMDSDIFLYILKFCKDRYKSILVKYIVEVLDVAEEGITMVYLHAAPGCLEIATSLQQAHQELSYLYQEFESMLRKEQIGKESLTHDAKLLQNIYVSIQAQYPQIIFNEDSNYFYLIGTSYDCSLAKKYLQDLKEDLEARSQKEKVVALGSGPVNDQANTSNTSHSLQGFKDVSQVVFPKTSGRKEHKLATNFNGNGKVDSAFKAGSSAAKDNLVPNPDQTAEQLMTGSTKARGSLVETRSWEMQQVPQDSASTKEAFTNADKALSIGTGQFGGSNKESHTRSSKDFSMLTDQTELLRNPDKTGSDILFQGGGDSSNLFTNKGQQDKSSKGRGPVKSYYSETSAGTLFHQGDLLDTVSPAKGSERQSTKTSLRKTNSFSGCSKSKRSAEAVHKSQEKPAEVGQTETVTVTEELLIDSDVWSYLKDIHDATIREITTRNVALVNEQLLGETTVLMLTALNRDNVTAAKEDILSLYTLVMKHLTQHRLPYKDLGIEECTEKTVEEWRSTLKKTFPKVKFIASQRGFHIIGTYENCLKVMEAVNPEFSSRALEDLSWMDIAPTTASNQQALLDDVNVEGTERENFTRSADGFSSLGRANRPEGINTPDFHRDGHELNSRQEYGPFMDQKRSPKTLDEGNGFESFLDQADSKGQKTIKQMGDVEGVKTRKTLPDKFHLTTSRLTKEGQWYHKETSLQHNKVDSATQSLPTLSYADRSAWSLHQRNNGQYIADSAADSKGQMQTNYVQQQSESNETVLQESKTMRNPQQSQCRSPAIGMDALEPGESNSACYNCKKMGKPSKLGCGHLLCKECHTANQSCLICIQNAVANKNEMQRQPTMKLAVLNITLSGYIREITLQITYNIPDGIQQEGDPNPGEPFRGGEFKAYLPDNYEGKNILMLLQKAFVRHLIFKVVSESRRQAYVTWNDIPHKTAIMGGKDMNGYPDALYLRKVLLALKRYGLQ, via the exons GTCATCCCCCATGTttccatgacaataaactatggaAAACTCTATGGTGGGAGAAGATTAATAAAACAGTTTCAGAAGACGCATAAAGAAATTCACTTTGGTTTTAATCAGAAAGCAGAGCAGTGCACAGTGGCCGGCCCATTCTCAGCCATTAAGGAACTCAGCGGAGAGATTCATCCATTGCTCAGTTTAAACCCTGACCAAACCAATGTCGACCCCAGTGAAACTCAGCACCAACAACACAAGAGCCAAGAAAGTCCGGCCATCAGTCGTTCAAACGGGAATGGGAAAGGTGCCCAGAAATCAAACGCAGGTTCTAATACCAagggggacaatttagaattgcaAACTAAGGCTGGAATGGAAAGTTCTGTTCATGCAACTGACAGGAAAGGCACTGATGTGCCACGGGACAAAGAGCAACATACAGGCACACTTCAGGATTACACTTTATTGATGGACTCTGATATTTTTCTGTATATTCTGAAATTTTGTAAAGACAGGTATAAAAGCATCCTGGTCAAATACATTGTGGAGGTGTTGGATGTCGCTGAAGAAGGCATCACCATGGTCTATCTGCATGCAGCCCCTGGCTGTTTGGAGATCGCAACATCACTACAGCAGGCACATCAGGAGCTCTCTTATCTCTACCAAGAGTTTGAATCAATGCTTCGCAAAGAACAGATCGGGAAGGAGAGTCTAACTCATGACGCCAAACTGCTGCAGAACATCTACGTAAGCATCCAGGCACAATACCCCCAAATAATTTTCAACGAAGACTCAAATTATTTTTACTTAATAGGCACTTCGTATGATTGTTCCCTGGCCAAGAAGTATCTACAGGATTTGAAGGAGGATCTGGAAGCACGATCTCAGAAAGAAAAAGTTGTGGCATTAGGCAGTGGCCCTGTAAATGACCAGGCTAACACCAGCAATACGTCTCACTCTCTGCAAGGATTTAAGGACGTCAGTCAAGTAGTATTTCCAAAGACAAGTGGCAGAAAGGAACACAAATTGGCTACAAACTTCAATGGTAATGGTAAAGTTGACAGTGCCTTTAAGGCAGGAAGCAGTGCAGCTAAGGACAATTTGGTTCCTAATCCTGACCAGACAGCTGAGCAACTGATGACAGGGTCTACTAAGGCGAGAGGTTCACTGGTGGAAACCAGGAGTTGGGAAATGCAGCAAGTTCCACAGGACAGTGCATCCACCAAAGAGGCATTTACTAATGCTGACAAGGCATTAAGCATTGGAACAGGGCAGTTTGGTGGAAGCAACAAAGAGTCTCATACCAGGAGCAGCAAAGATTTTTCTATGTTGACGGATCAAACCGAGCTACTGAGAAATCCTGACAAAACAGGCAGTGACATTTTATTCCAGGGAGGTGGAGATTCTTCCAATCTCTTTACAAATAAAGGACAACAGGACAAAAGTAGCAAAGGGCGTGGCCCTGTGAAGTCCTACTACTCAGAAACATCAGCAGGGACTCTCTTTCATCAGGGAGACCTGCTGGACACCGTTTCTCCAGCTAAAGGTTCAGAACGTCAATCCACCAAAACATCTTTGCGAAAAACCaacagtttctctggatgctcaaaATCAAAGCGGTCCGCAGAAGCTGTCCATAAATCCCAGGAAAAGCCCGCTGAAGTAGGTCAGACTGAAACAGTGACTGTCACTGAAGAGCTTCTGATAGATTCTGATGTGTGGTCTTATCTGAAAGACATCCATGATGCCACCATAAGAGAAATTACAACCAGAAATGTGGCTTTGGTAAATGAGCAACTGCTGGGAGAAACGACAGTGCTGATGTTAACAGCATTGAACAGGGACAATGTCACAGCTGCCAAGGAGGACATTCTGTCACTTTACACATTGGTCATGAAGCATTTGACCCAACATCGTCTTCCTTACAAAGATCTTGGTATTGAAGAGTGCACAGAGAAAACTGTGGAAGAATGGaggagcacattaaaaaaaacattccccaAGGTAAAATTCATTGCTTCTCAACGTGGCTTCCATATTATTGGCACGTATGAAAATTGCTTGAAGGTGATGGAAGCTGTTAACCCCGAGTTCAGTTCGAGAGCTTTGGAAGACTTGTCCTGGATGGACATTGCGCCCACAACGGCTTCTAATCAGCAAGCGTTACTTGACGATGTTAATGTTgagggcacagagagagagaacttCACCCGATCGGCTGATGGTTTCTCATCCTTGGGTCGAGCCAATAGACCCGAGGGCATCAACACTCCAGACTTCCATAGGGATGGCCATGAATTGAATTCAAGGCAGGAATATGGCCCATTTATGGATCAGAAGAGATCACCAAAAACTCTCGATGAGGGGAATGGTTTTGAGTCATTTCTAGACCAGGCTGATTCTAAGGGTCAGAAGACAATCAAGCAGATGGGAGATGTAGAAGGAGTCAAGACAAGGAAGACATTACCAGATAAATTCCATCTTACAACCAGTAGGCTAACGAAGGAAGGCCAGTGGTACCATAAGGAGACCAGTTTGCAACACAATAAGGTGGATAGTGCAACGCAGTCATTGCCAACGCTTTCTTATGCCGATAGGTCAGCCTGGTCATTACATCAAAGAAACAATGGTCAATATATCGCCGATTCTGCTGCCGATTCCAAAGGCCAAATGCAAACAAACTATGTGCAGCAACAAAGTGAGAGCAATGAGACAGTGCTGCAAGAAAGCAAGACCATGAGAAACCCTCAGCAAAGCCAATGCAGAAGTCCAGCTATAGGAATGGATGCTCTAGAGCCAGGCGAATCAAACTCAGCATGCTATAACTGCAAGAAAATGGGCAAGCCCTCAAAGCTGGGCTGTGGCCACTTATTGTGCAAGGAATGCCATACGGCCAATCAAAGTTGTCTGATCTGCATTCAAAATGCTGTTGcaaataaaaatgaaatgcagCGCCAACCTACTATGAAGCTTGCAGTGCTGAATATTACATTAAGTGGATATATAAGAGAAATTACCTTGCAAATAACCTACAACATCCCTGATGGTATCCAACAG gaGGGTGATCCAAATCCAGGGGAGCCATTTAGAGGAGGGGAGTTTAAAGCCTATTTGCCTGACAATTACGAAGGAAAGAATATTTTGATGTTGCTACAGAAAGCTTTTGTGAGACACCTGATCTTCAAAGTGGTGTCCGAGTCTAGAAGGCAAGCCTACGTGACATGGAATGACATTCCTCATAAAACAGCCATAATGGGAGGTAAAGATAT GAATGGTTATCCCGACGCACTCTACTTGAGGAAGGTTTTGTTAGCTCTGAAGCGCTACGGGCTTCAGTGA